A genomic region of Kribbella sp. NBC_00382 contains the following coding sequences:
- a CDS encoding PadR family transcriptional regulator, whose protein sequence is MRNQHPTLTESQYFLLAALLDGPLHGYGIIKATEQATDGRLRLAVGTLYGALERLERAGLVTADHEEIVDGRARRYYRLTDEGNASLQREAQRMQQAAHVVIDRTPRTAQA, encoded by the coding sequence GTGAGGAACCAACACCCGACGCTGACCGAGTCGCAGTACTTCTTGCTGGCCGCCCTTCTGGACGGTCCACTGCACGGCTACGGCATCATCAAGGCCACCGAACAAGCCACCGACGGACGGCTCCGACTGGCCGTCGGCACCCTGTACGGCGCCCTCGAACGGCTCGAGCGAGCCGGCCTGGTGACCGCCGACCACGAGGAAATCGTCGACGGCCGCGCCCGCCGGTACTACCGCCTGACCGACGAAGGCAACGCCAGCCTGCAACGCGAAGCCCAGCGCATGCAGCAGGCGGCCCACGTCGTCATCGACCGCACCCCACGGACGGCCCAAGCGTGA
- a CDS encoding discoidin domain-containing protein, with translation MLVVGVSVGNATAGTTADVLLSRQKPVLTSSNESSSLTGDKAVDGVATTRWASAEGVDPQWIRVDLGQPASVTRVKLTWEAAYGKGYRIEVSDDGTNFTTIKTVTNGNGATDDLTGLTGHGRFVRLVGTARGTAYGYSLFELEAYGTNDSSGDTQAPTVPTGLTATAVTATTANLSWTASTDNVSVSGYDVLRNGVVVTTVSGTQYNDSGLTANTSYQYSVRARDLAGNVSAASAAITVKTGAGGTGAFVLAAAGDIADQCTASSSDCIHPKTANLVDLIKPANVITMGDNQYDDAHLSDFQNYYDKSWGRFKSITKPIPGNHETYDDPAYNGYDKYFGSAIAKPQGKRYYSWEKGNWHFIALDSNDFVKESKTAAEPAQLTWLKADLAANTKGCIAAYYHHPRFSSGDHGDNPDAAQLWDVLYGAKVDLVLNGHDHHYERFLPQNKSGQPDPNGPVEILAGTGGKELYPLKTSHPATAKLLETFGVLKLSMTDTTFQGQLIDLNQQVVDSSPTYTCH, from the coding sequence ATGCTCGTAGTCGGCGTCAGCGTTGGCAACGCGACCGCGGGGACCACAGCGGATGTGCTGTTGTCCCGGCAGAAACCAGTCCTCACCTCCAGCAACGAAAGCTCCTCACTGACCGGTGACAAGGCCGTCGACGGTGTCGCGACGACCCGCTGGGCCAGTGCCGAAGGAGTGGATCCGCAGTGGATCCGCGTCGATCTCGGGCAGCCGGCCTCGGTGACCCGGGTCAAGCTGACCTGGGAAGCCGCCTACGGCAAGGGATACCGGATCGAGGTCTCCGACGACGGCACCAACTTCACCACGATCAAGACGGTGACCAACGGCAACGGGGCGACCGACGACCTGACCGGCCTCACCGGCCACGGCCGGTTCGTCCGCCTGGTCGGTACTGCGCGGGGCACCGCCTACGGCTATTCGCTGTTCGAGCTGGAGGCCTACGGCACCAACGACTCCAGCGGCGACACCCAGGCCCCGACCGTACCGACGGGCTTGACGGCAACGGCTGTGACCGCGACGACCGCCAACCTGTCCTGGACGGCGTCGACGGACAACGTCAGCGTCAGCGGGTACGACGTACTGCGGAACGGTGTCGTGGTCACGACGGTCAGCGGCACGCAGTACAACGATTCTGGGTTGACGGCCAACACGTCGTACCAGTACTCCGTCCGCGCGCGGGACCTGGCCGGCAACGTGTCGGCGGCGAGCGCCGCGATCACGGTCAAGACGGGCGCCGGTGGTACCGGGGCGTTCGTCCTCGCCGCGGCGGGTGACATCGCCGACCAGTGCACCGCGTCCTCGTCCGACTGCATCCACCCGAAGACCGCGAACCTGGTCGATCTGATCAAGCCGGCCAACGTGATCACGATGGGCGACAACCAGTACGACGACGCGCATCTGTCCGATTTCCAGAACTACTACGACAAGTCGTGGGGCCGGTTCAAGTCGATCACCAAGCCGATCCCCGGCAACCACGAGACGTATGACGACCCGGCGTACAACGGGTACGACAAGTACTTCGGGTCAGCGATCGCGAAGCCGCAGGGCAAGCGGTACTACAGCTGGGAGAAGGGTAACTGGCACTTCATCGCCCTCGACTCGAACGACTTCGTCAAGGAGTCCAAGACAGCCGCCGAGCCGGCCCAGCTCACCTGGCTGAAGGCGGACCTGGCCGCCAATACCAAGGGGTGCATCGCGGCCTATTACCACCACCCGCGCTTCAGCTCCGGCGACCACGGTGACAACCCGGACGCCGCTCAGCTCTGGGATGTCCTGTACGGCGCGAAGGTCGACCTGGTGCTGAACGGCCATGACCACCACTACGAGCGTTTCCTGCCGCAGAACAAGTCCGGTCAGCCCGATCCGAACGGGCCGGTGGAGATCCTCGCCGGCACCGGCGGCAAGGAGCTGTACCCGCTGAAGACGTCGCACCCGGCGACGGCCAAGCTGCTCGAGACCTTCGGTGTGCTGAAGCTCTCGATGACCGACACCACCTTCCAGGGCCAGCTGATCGATCTCAACCAGCAGGTAGTGGACAGCAGCCCGACCTACACCTGCCACTGA
- a CDS encoding MFS transporter, which yields MWHRVPANVLALGVVSLVTDISSEMVTAILPLYLVIGLGLNPLQFGLLDGLYAGATAVLRLVGGHVADRWRQLKAVAGIGYGLSAICKLGLLAAGSSVAAIGGVLAVDRAGKGIRTAPRDALISLSTEPAKLGRAFGVHRALDTFGAFLGPLVAAGVLWASLGDFNAVFVGSFCIACCGVLLLVLLVKDHPRPGPAMAVPLRGMLGLLSIKAFRRCCGWAAMLGLVTITDSFVYLALQRRWEVSTALFPLLPIGTAGTFLLLAIPLGRLADRVGRWKLFLAGHGALVLALLLLCGPVKSPWLAVAALGLHGAFYAATDGVLPAAAGPLLPEHLRASGLALLQTGQALARMVSAVLVGLVWTLWDLRPALLLTTAALLVVTIAAAFVRPWSWKEAR from the coding sequence GTGTGGCACAGGGTGCCGGCGAACGTGCTGGCGCTCGGCGTGGTCAGCCTGGTCACCGACATCTCCTCGGAGATGGTGACGGCGATCCTGCCGCTCTACCTGGTGATCGGGCTCGGCCTGAACCCCTTGCAGTTCGGTCTGCTGGACGGGCTCTATGCCGGGGCGACCGCAGTACTGCGACTCGTCGGCGGGCACGTGGCCGATCGCTGGCGGCAGCTCAAAGCCGTCGCCGGCATCGGCTACGGACTGTCAGCGATCTGCAAGCTCGGGCTGCTGGCGGCCGGATCCTCGGTCGCGGCGATCGGGGGAGTGCTTGCGGTCGACCGGGCCGGGAAAGGCATCCGTACTGCGCCTCGCGACGCGCTGATCTCGTTGAGCACCGAGCCAGCGAAGTTGGGTCGTGCGTTTGGTGTTCATCGGGCGCTGGATACCTTTGGCGCGTTTCTCGGGCCGCTGGTGGCGGCTGGGGTGTTGTGGGCGAGTCTGGGTGACTTCAACGCAGTCTTCGTCGGCAGCTTCTGCATTGCTTGTTGTGGGGTGCTCCTGTTGGTGTTGCTGGTCAAGGATCATCCACGGCCGGGGCCGGCGATGGCTGTGCCTTTGCGGGGGATGCTGGGGTTGCTGAGCATCAAGGCCTTCCGGCGGTGTTGCGGGTGGGCGGCGATGCTCGGGCTGGTGACTATCACCGACTCCTTTGTCTACCTTGCGTTGCAGCGGCGGTGGGAGGTCAGTACTGCGCTCTTCCCGCTGCTGCCGATCGGTACGGCTGGGACCTTTCTACTGTTGGCTATTCCGCTTGGGCGGCTGGCTGATCGGGTTGGGCGGTGGAAGCTCTTCCTGGCTGGGCATGGGGCTCTGGTGCTCGCATTGCTGTTGCTGTGTGGGCCGGTGAAGAGTCCGTGGTTGGCAGTGGCGGCGTTGGGGTTGCATGGCGCCTTCTACGCGGCTACTGACGGAGTACTGCCTGCTGCGGCTGGGCCGTTGCTACCTGAGCACTTGCGGGCTAGTGGGTTGGCGCTGCTGCAGACGGGGCAGGCGCTGGCCCGGATGGTGTCGGCGGTGTTGGTAGGTCTGGTGTGGACGCTGTGGGATCTCCGGCCGGCCCTGCTGCTGACTACTGCGGCGCTGCTGGTGGTCACGATCGCTGCTGCCTTTGTCCGGCCTTGGTCTTGGAAGGAAGCGCGATGA
- a CDS encoding TolB family protein: MKKILAGVFGMLLLLGAGTLYVVQARGGGPAVNARPVVSGQVLIAPGNLYFRNLASGPDEGKLAVVPVGDPAGARRVGDLHCDRFATARSTSICLRLKPGSLPPLTEMLVLGPDLAVKHQETLPGTPSRARVSPDGNIVNWTVFVTGDSYSATGFSTRTGLYDLKAGQLVKSIEELPVFVDGKRYFASDVNFWGITFAADGNKFYVTLGSKGKTYLIQADYREYRGDAIAQNVECPSLSPDGRRIAYKQKNPDGTWRLAVLDLTTHQVTHPAESRPLDDQPLWRDDKTLLYALHHDNTSAIWSVPATGAGTPTLLIPDAASPATR; the protein is encoded by the coding sequence ATGAAGAAGATCCTCGCTGGTGTGTTCGGGATGCTGTTGCTGCTCGGGGCGGGGACGCTGTACGTGGTACAGGCGCGGGGTGGCGGTCCGGCGGTCAATGCGCGGCCGGTGGTGTCGGGGCAGGTTTTGATTGCTCCGGGCAACTTGTACTTCCGGAACCTTGCGTCGGGGCCCGATGAGGGGAAGCTGGCGGTGGTACCGGTTGGGGATCCGGCTGGTGCTCGGCGGGTTGGGGACTTGCATTGCGATCGGTTCGCAACGGCTCGGTCGACGAGCATCTGCTTGCGGTTGAAGCCCGGTTCGTTGCCGCCGCTCACCGAGATGCTCGTGCTCGGTCCGGATCTGGCGGTCAAGCATCAGGAGACATTGCCTGGTACGCCGAGCCGCGCCCGTGTCTCGCCCGACGGGAACATCGTCAACTGGACCGTGTTCGTCACCGGCGACTCGTACTCCGCGACCGGCTTCTCCACTCGTACCGGCCTGTACGACCTGAAGGCCGGCCAGTTGGTGAAGAGCATCGAGGAGCTCCCGGTCTTCGTCGACGGCAAACGCTACTTCGCCTCCGACGTCAACTTCTGGGGTATCACCTTCGCTGCCGACGGCAACAAGTTCTACGTGACGCTCGGCAGCAAGGGAAAGACCTACCTCATCCAAGCCGACTACCGCGAATACCGAGGCGACGCCATCGCCCAGAACGTCGAATGCCCTTCCCTGTCTCCCGACGGCCGCCGAATCGCCTACAAACAGAAGAACCCCGACGGCACTTGGCGCCTGGCGGTCCTGGACCTCACCACCCACCAGGTCACCCACCCCGCCGAGTCCCGCCCCCTTGACGACCAGCCCCTCTGGCGAGACGACAAGACTCTCCTCTACGCCCTCCATCACGACAACACCTCCGCCATCTGGTCCGTCCCTGCAACCGGGGCCGGCACTCCCACCCTCCTAATCCCCGACGCCGCCTCACCTGCGACCCGCTAG
- a CDS encoding GNAT family N-acetyltransferase: MDELRLRPLRPADGPGFAAWGLDRRFCEVAGWRLDRSLAGHEAHWRWVIAEPKADHLRLAAVLGEEVVGYVDFAGSEVGWRELGYVVGPSARWGRGVGGAVARAGVEYGFGVLALREIRAEALDANVASVRILQSLGMTETGRGEDDSFLGEPSFYRRFRLSKASADGTYARVHKLAGGV, translated from the coding sequence ATGGACGAGTTGCGGCTCCGCCCGCTCCGACCGGCCGACGGACCGGGGTTTGCTGCCTGGGGTTTGGATCGGCGGTTCTGTGAAGTGGCGGGGTGGCGGCTGGATCGGTCGCTGGCTGGGCATGAGGCGCATTGGCGGTGGGTGATTGCGGAGCCGAAGGCGGATCACCTGCGGCTGGCGGCCGTGCTCGGCGAGGAAGTGGTGGGGTACGTCGACTTCGCGGGGAGTGAGGTCGGGTGGCGGGAGCTCGGGTACGTCGTGGGGCCGTCGGCTCGGTGGGGGCGGGGGGTCGGAGGGGCCGTGGCGCGGGCCGGGGTCGAGTACGGGTTCGGCGTACTGGCTCTGCGGGAGATTCGGGCCGAGGCGTTGGATGCGAATGTTGCGTCGGTGCGGATTCTGCAGTCCCTCGGGATGACCGAGACCGGACGGGGTGAGGACGACTCGTTCCTTGGGGAGCCGAGCTTCTACCGCAGGTTCCGGCTCAGCAAGGCCTCCGCTGACGGCACCTATGCTCGTGTCCACAAGCTCGCAGGAGGAGTCTGA
- a CDS encoding SigE family RNA polymerase sigma factor: MGGDEDFSDYVAARWVSLVRSAVLLGCSPVEAEDLVQSTLERCLLKWDKVRVAEDRNAYVHRVLINQFVSSRRRRWTGERPAAVLPDVPGSDQTEGVDDTDAVMRALDRLGREQRTAVVLRYYAHLSEQQMASVLGVAAGTVKSRLARALKTLAEDPNLAELRGI; this comes from the coding sequence GTGGGCGGGGACGAGGACTTCAGCGACTACGTGGCGGCGCGTTGGGTGAGTCTGGTGCGGTCGGCTGTGTTGCTGGGGTGTTCGCCGGTCGAGGCTGAGGATCTGGTTCAGAGCACGCTCGAGCGGTGTCTGCTCAAGTGGGACAAGGTGCGGGTTGCCGAGGACCGCAACGCCTATGTGCATCGGGTGCTGATCAATCAGTTCGTCTCGTCGCGGCGGCGCCGCTGGACCGGGGAACGGCCGGCGGCGGTACTCCCGGACGTGCCCGGTTCGGATCAGACCGAAGGAGTCGATGACACCGACGCGGTGATGCGGGCGCTCGACCGGCTGGGCAGAGAACAACGCACCGCGGTCGTACTGCGGTACTACGCCCACCTGAGTGAGCAGCAGATGGCCTCGGTGCTCGGGGTCGCGGCCGGAACCGTGAAGAGCCGGCTGGCCCGCGCTCTGAAGACGCTGGCCGAAGACCCGAACCTGGCAGAACTGCGAGGAATCTGA
- a CDS encoding PASTA domain-containing protein: MNESQLTELLERAGQRTAVGPAPIDAMRAGATRRRRRRTAVVSLAAAVSVIAAVGGTAMLVTPGDSSQKVPAATNGTNQPPKATNPVPTATNEVPLTTRLVGLGHVAIEIPDEWGTNQASCGTPQRDTVLINGWMTQLCAVPRPAGVESVEVGDGEPGPAYRYGFVPDEEFQIDGVRAQRQRTTCRPNPGGPQVCRGIVYLPSTGVWFAVESSTSAATVDSILRRIVLIPSRVGVPEQHGVTSKDDGSSGRKYADLLRGLGLRVRTETVNSPNYTPGELLKVEPFPGTMLPLGAAVTITVVAKR, from the coding sequence ATGAACGAATCCCAGCTCACCGAGCTGCTCGAACGAGCCGGGCAACGCACCGCCGTCGGCCCGGCCCCGATCGACGCGATGCGTGCGGGCGCCACCCGTCGCAGGCGCCGTCGGACCGCCGTCGTCTCCCTGGCCGCCGCGGTGAGTGTGATCGCGGCGGTCGGCGGAACCGCGATGCTGGTGACGCCCGGGGACAGCTCGCAGAAGGTGCCGGCAGCAACGAACGGAACGAACCAGCCACCCAAGGCGACCAACCCGGTGCCGACGGCAACCAATGAGGTGCCGCTCACGACGCGGCTGGTGGGGCTCGGGCATGTCGCCATCGAGATACCGGATGAGTGGGGGACCAATCAGGCCAGCTGTGGCACTCCGCAGCGCGACACCGTCCTGATCAACGGGTGGATGACGCAGCTGTGCGCTGTGCCCCGACCCGCCGGCGTGGAGAGCGTCGAGGTGGGCGATGGTGAGCCGGGGCCGGCGTACCGGTACGGCTTCGTACCGGACGAGGAGTTCCAGATCGACGGTGTCCGGGCCCAGCGGCAGCGGACGACCTGTAGGCCGAACCCCGGCGGGCCTCAGGTCTGCCGGGGGATCGTGTACTTGCCGTCGACCGGGGTCTGGTTCGCTGTGGAGTCGTCGACCAGCGCCGCCACGGTCGACAGCATTCTCCGGCGAATCGTGTTGATACCGAGTCGGGTCGGCGTACCGGAGCAGCACGGCGTGACGTCGAAGGACGACGGGAGTTCGGGGCGCAAGTACGCGGATCTCCTGCGTGGGCTCGGGTTGCGGGTGAGGACCGAGACCGTGAACTCGCCGAACTACACGCCGGGCGAGCTGCTCAAGGTCGAGCCCTTCCCCGGGACGATGCTGCCTCTTGGGGCAGCGGTCACCATCACGGTCGTCGCCAAGCGCTGA
- a CDS encoding DUF4037 domain-containing protein, whose amino-acid sequence MADFVPGLELSRLFYTEAVQPILGSKFPVLPYSAALIGRGSEVLGFDDEVSTDHDWKPRVLLFLREEDPAVGETLRRELPTEFRGRSIDVAARGVLASVEVHTIGGYFRDALNIDVDGEITADDWLTFPEQTLRTLTAGAVHHDGAGLQDVRDRLAFYPRDVWLYLLVAGWWRVHPEINLVGRTGSIGDELGSALIGARLVSDLMRLCFLMERQYAPYSKWFGTAFARLECGPELQPILAEVLHASTWQERESALNTAYEKLGAMHNALQLTEPITVGVEQMWDRPFKVAWADYPDLLAAQIQDPAVLSILKRWPVGPVDQFRELLWRPHNRTRLLRVFEAE is encoded by the coding sequence ATGGCCGACTTCGTTCCAGGACTTGAGCTGAGCCGACTGTTCTACACCGAGGCGGTGCAGCCGATCCTCGGCTCGAAGTTTCCGGTACTTCCGTACAGCGCGGCGTTGATCGGGCGGGGCTCGGAGGTGCTCGGGTTCGACGACGAGGTGTCGACGGATCACGACTGGAAGCCGCGGGTACTGCTCTTCCTGCGCGAGGAGGACCCGGCCGTCGGCGAGACGTTGCGGCGCGAGTTGCCCACGGAGTTTCGGGGCCGGTCGATCGACGTGGCCGCGCGCGGCGTGCTCGCGTCGGTCGAGGTGCACACAATCGGCGGGTACTTCCGGGACGCGCTGAATATCGATGTGGATGGCGAGATCACGGCCGACGACTGGCTGACCTTTCCGGAGCAGACGCTTCGGACGCTGACCGCGGGTGCGGTTCATCACGACGGGGCCGGGCTGCAGGACGTCCGGGATCGGCTCGCCTTCTACCCGCGCGACGTCTGGCTCTATCTGCTCGTCGCCGGCTGGTGGCGGGTTCATCCGGAGATCAACCTGGTCGGCCGCACCGGCTCGATCGGGGATGAGCTGGGGTCGGCGCTGATCGGCGCACGGTTGGTCAGCGACCTGATGCGGCTCTGCTTCCTGATGGAGCGGCAGTACGCGCCGTACTCGAAGTGGTTCGGCACGGCGTTCGCCCGGCTCGAGTGCGGTCCCGAACTCCAGCCGATCCTGGCCGAGGTGCTTCATGCCAGCACTTGGCAGGAACGGGAGAGCGCCCTCAACACGGCGTACGAGAAGCTCGGCGCGATGCACAACGCGCTGCAGTTGACCGAGCCGATCACCGTCGGCGTCGAACAGATGTGGGACCGCCCGTTCAAAGTCGCCTGGGCCGACTACCCAGACTTGCTAGCGGCCCAGATCCAGGACCCAGCCGTACTGAGCATCCTCAAGAGATGGCCGGTCGGCCCGGTCGACCAGTTCCGCGAGCTGCTCTGGCGGCCGCACAACCGCACCCGCCTGCTCCGCGTCTTTGAGGCCGAATGA